One genomic window of Pseudomonas sp. LFM046 includes the following:
- a CDS encoding ABC transporter ATP-binding protein gives MSSALSIRQLTKTYGNGFQALKGIDLEVAEGDFFALLGPNGAGKSTTIGILSTLVNKTSGSVNVFGNDLDKSPYALKRCLGVVPQEFNFNQFEKVFDIVVTQAGYYGIPAKIAKERAEQYLNQLGLWDKRNSASRELSGGMKRRLMIARALIHQPRLLILDEPTAGVDIELRRSMWSFLTELNEQGITIILTTHYLEEAEQLCRNIGIIDHGRIVENTSMKELLKKLHKETFLLDLKEPLEVVPQLNGYPAELVDDHTLEVQVEKSQGLTELFRQLAALNIDVLSMRNKSNRLEELFVSLVEKNLAKVAI, from the coding sequence ATGAGTTCCGCCCTGTCCATCCGGCAGTTGACCAAGACCTACGGCAATGGCTTCCAGGCCCTCAAGGGCATCGATCTGGAAGTGGCCGAAGGCGACTTCTTCGCCTTGCTCGGCCCCAACGGCGCGGGCAAGTCCACCACCATCGGCATCCTGTCCACCCTGGTGAACAAGACCAGCGGCAGCGTCAACGTCTTCGGCAACGACCTGGACAAATCGCCCTACGCGCTCAAGCGTTGCCTGGGCGTGGTGCCCCAGGAGTTCAACTTCAACCAGTTCGAAAAGGTGTTCGACATCGTCGTCACCCAGGCGGGCTATTACGGCATCCCGGCGAAAATCGCCAAGGAGCGCGCCGAGCAGTACCTGAACCAGCTGGGCCTGTGGGACAAGCGCAACTCCGCGTCCCGCGAGCTTTCCGGTGGCATGAAACGCCGCCTGATGATCGCCCGCGCGCTGATCCACCAGCCGCGCCTGCTGATCCTCGACGAACCCACCGCGGGCGTGGATATCGAGCTGCGCCGCTCCATGTGGAGCTTCCTCACCGAGCTCAACGAGCAGGGCATCACCATCATCCTGACGACGCACTACCTGGAAGAGGCCGAGCAGCTGTGCCGCAACATCGGCATCATCGACCACGGCCGGATCGTCGAGAACACCAGCATGAAGGAGCTCTTGAAGAAGCTGCACAAGGAAACCTTCCTGCTGGACCTCAAAGAACCCCTGGAAGTGGTGCCGCAGCTCAATGGCTACCCGGCCGAGCTGGTGGATGACCACACCCTTGAAGTGCAGGTGGAGAAGTCCCAGGGCCTGACCGAGCTGTTCCGTCAGTTGGCTGCCCTGAACATCGACGTGCTGAGCATGCGCAACAAGTCCAATCGCCTCGAGGAGCTGTTCGTGTCCCTGGTGGAGAAAAACCTGGCGAAGGTGGCCATATGA
- a CDS encoding glutathione S-transferase — MLKIWGRINSTNVRKALWCAEEAGVPYEQRDAGGAFGLVNEPAYRALNPNGLIPMIEDDGLVLWESNAIVRYLAARYAAGSLYPESPVVRAEGDKWMDWATSSFATPFRDLFWGTLRTPPAERNQALIDAAMTRCGELLAIPDRALAQRPWLSGEAFAMGDIPLGCFAYAWFEMPILRPELPHLEAWYERLKARPAYRKAVMTVLT, encoded by the coding sequence ATGCTGAAGATCTGGGGGCGAATCAATTCCACCAATGTGCGCAAGGCACTCTGGTGTGCCGAGGAAGCGGGCGTTCCCTACGAGCAGCGGGACGCCGGCGGCGCCTTCGGCCTGGTGAACGAACCCGCCTACCGGGCGCTCAATCCCAACGGCCTGATCCCCATGATCGAAGACGACGGCCTGGTGCTCTGGGAGTCCAACGCCATCGTTCGTTACCTGGCCGCGCGCTATGCCGCCGGCAGCCTCTACCCGGAGTCCCCGGTGGTGCGGGCCGAGGGTGACAAGTGGATGGACTGGGCCACCTCCAGTTTCGCCACGCCGTTCCGCGACCTGTTCTGGGGCACCCTGCGCACGCCGCCGGCCGAGCGCAACCAGGCGCTGATCGATGCCGCAATGACCCGCTGCGGTGAGCTGCTGGCCATTCCCGACCGCGCCCTGGCCCAGCGACCCTGGCTGTCGGGCGAGGCCTTCGCCATGGGTGACATCCCCTTGGGCTGCTTCGCCTATGCCTGGTTCGAAATGCCGATCCTGCGGCCTGAGCTGCCCCATCTCGAAGCCTGGTACGAGCGCCTGAAGGCCCGACCGGCCTATCGCAAGGCGGTGATGACGGTCCTCACCTGA
- a CDS encoding methyl-accepting chemotaxis protein: MWTVLQRGLASLSTANKLMLGFGTVLALTLVVAATGFTALRAVDERARLLEEMRAISSDVLVIRRTEKDYALTGDGKQAETLRQQSDAIVARSEALAGRLSAPGSEALGEVTQAMAEYRSAFDRYVELTDNQRLALEAANWLVVSASNSLDVLQSGLNEDGIDLMKSSQGAQGADLVEQGGQIGRVYQLLLQALNQARLRLEQSRSAGEAGAPHIQEALDAKKLAGELRDAMQDPGYAAVLTEVIGNVDSFNDRLKEYTAILEQQRQEYARLAAQAERVVQAVERAYELQKTDMRAQQDASSLLILLAAALALVIGLAATVLISLLIVRPLRRVIGLARQIAEGDLSASIEVERRDEIGQLMEAMAGMSGNLREMVGRLQGGVAQISASAQSLSSVTEQTRVGVNGQKEETDLVATAMSQMAATVQEVARNAEAAAMSTEAADNRVSSGSQVVRQTLERVNQLAHSMEAATGSIQRLSQDTQSIGTVLDVIKNVAEQTNLLALNAAIEAARAGEQGRGFAVVADEVRALARRTQQSTAEIERLIATLRDGVRSSVEHMQQSGSLVDLTVQDAGLTEEALAGIAEAVTLIHQMNQQIAAAAEQQSAVAEEINRSVTSIRDIADQSAMAMEETANSSVQLARLGHELQGMAGSFRL; the protein is encoded by the coding sequence ATGTGGACTGTCTTGCAACGTGGGCTGGCCAGCCTGAGTACCGCCAACAAGCTGATGCTGGGGTTCGGCACCGTGCTGGCGCTGACCCTGGTGGTGGCAGCCACCGGCTTCACCGCCCTGCGTGCGGTGGATGAACGGGCCCGCCTGCTGGAGGAGATGCGTGCCATCAGCAGCGACGTGCTGGTGATCCGGCGCACCGAGAAGGACTACGCCCTTACCGGCGACGGCAAGCAGGCCGAAACCCTGCGTCAGCAGTCCGATGCGATCGTCGCCCGCAGCGAGGCCCTGGCCGGCCGCCTGTCCGCCCCCGGCAGCGAGGCCTTGGGCGAAGTCACCCAGGCGATGGCCGAGTACCGCAGCGCCTTCGACCGCTATGTGGAGCTTACCGATAACCAGCGCCTGGCCCTGGAAGCGGCCAACTGGCTGGTGGTCAGCGCCTCCAACAGTCTCGATGTGCTGCAGAGCGGCCTGAACGAGGACGGCATCGATCTGATGAAAAGCTCCCAGGGGGCCCAAGGCGCCGATCTGGTGGAGCAGGGCGGGCAGATCGGCCGTGTCTATCAGTTGTTGCTTCAAGCCCTCAACCAGGCCCGCCTGCGCCTGGAACAGAGCCGCAGTGCCGGCGAGGCAGGGGCGCCCCATATCCAGGAAGCGCTGGATGCCAAGAAGCTCGCCGGCGAGCTGCGCGACGCCATGCAGGACCCCGGTTATGCCGCCGTGCTCACGGAGGTGATTGGCAACGTCGACTCCTTCAACGATCGCCTCAAGGAATACACCGCGATCCTGGAACAGCAGCGCCAGGAGTACGCCCGCCTGGCCGCCCAGGCCGAGCGCGTGGTGCAAGCCGTGGAGCGCGCGTATGAGTTGCAGAAGACCGACATGCGCGCCCAGCAGGACGCCAGTTCGCTGCTGATCCTGCTGGCGGCCGCCCTGGCCCTGGTGATCGGGCTGGCCGCCACTGTCCTCATCAGCCTGCTGATCGTCAGGCCGCTGCGCCGGGTGATCGGCCTGGCCCGGCAGATCGCCGAAGGTGACCTCAGTGCCAGCATCGAGGTGGAACGCCGCGACGAGATCGGCCAGTTGATGGAGGCCATGGCCGGCATGTCCGGCAACCTGCGGGAAATGGTCGGTCGCCTGCAGGGCGGGGTGGCGCAGATTTCCGCGTCGGCCCAGTCGCTGTCCAGCGTCACCGAGCAGACTCGCGTCGGCGTGAACGGCCAGAAGGAAGAAACCGACCTGGTGGCCACCGCCATGAGCCAGATGGCCGCCACCGTGCAGGAAGTGGCGCGCAATGCCGAGGCCGCGGCCATGTCCACCGAAGCGGCGGACAACCGCGTCAGCAGCGGCAGCCAGGTGGTGCGCCAGACGCTGGAGCGGGTCAACCAGCTGGCCCATTCCATGGAAGCGGCCACCGGCAGCATCCAGCGCCTGAGCCAGGACACCCAGAGCATCGGCACCGTGCTGGACGTGATCAAGAATGTCGCCGAGCAGACCAACCTCCTGGCCCTCAACGCCGCCATCGAGGCCGCGCGGGCCGGTGAGCAAGGCCGGGGCTTTGCGGTGGTGGCGGACGAGGTGCGGGCGCTGGCGCGGCGTACCCAGCAGTCCACGGCGGAGATCGAGCGGCTCATCGCGACCCTGCGTGACGGGGTACGCAGCTCGGTGGAGCACATGCAGCAGAGCGGTAGCCTGGTGGACCTGACAGTGCAGGACGCCGGCCTGACCGAGGAGGCCCTGGCGGGTATCGCCGAAGCCGTGACCCTGATTCACCAGATGAACCAGCAGATCGCAGCCGCGGCCGAGCAGCAAAGCGCCGTGGCCGAGGAGATCAACCGCAGCGTCACCAGCATCCGCGATATCGCCGATCAATCCGCCATGGCCATGGAGGAGACGGCCAATTCCAGCGTGCAGCTGGCGCGCCTGGGGCATGAGTTGCAGGGGATGGCGGGCAGTTTCCGCCTCTGA
- a CDS encoding cation-transporting P-type ATPase, with amino-acid sequence MNAPSPTQWHAQSVEASLQQLASGPDGLDAEEAERRLSSCGPNRLPERAGAGPLKRFLLQFHNLLIYVLLASTLVTLSLGEWLDSAVIFGVVLINAVVGFIQEGKAEQAMRAIQKLLTLDSRVKRDGEVRQVPAEDLVPGDLVLLEAGDRVPADLRLVETRDLRIEEAALTGESLPADKTSRPVTQDASLGDRHSMAYSGTLVSAGSGVGVVVATAEETELGRISHLLGSVEQLQTPLLADMARFARQLTLIILVLAAATFVFGILLRGYSADDMLMAAVGLAVAAIPEGLPAVLTIILALGVQRMARRQSIIRRLPAVESLGAVTVVCSDKTGTLTRNEMTVQRVYTAARRFEVEGVGYAPLGAVNPTGDLAHDLHELARAGLLANSASLCEVDSQWCITGDPTEAALLTLAGKLQLDSEEESARLPRLDTIPFSSERRYLASLHRDGDGSGVIYLVGAPERLLEVCDQQCRNGLDEPLDPRVWDEVLEEGAAAGLRMIGLARRAAGSGHHELDHADLNGGFVLLGLVGMLDPPREEAIRAIEECHNAGIHVKMITGDHAATAAAIAERLGLPAGNPLTGADLDDLSDAELDALLAETSVFARTSPSHKLRLVERLQAIGERVAMTGDGVNDSPALKRADIGIAMGIKGTEAAKEAAQMVLADDNFATIAQAVEEGRTVYDNLKKSILFILPTNGAQAFVLLTAILLGLTLPITPLQILWVNMITAVTLALALAFEPAEDDLMARPPRDPKAPLLSAELLWLILLVSVLLTLASLGLFIYSQDLGWNMEASRTLAVNALVFGEIGYLFSSRRLNGPARFGLRDNPMVWGMVGLMVLLQLGFTYVPAFQSLFGTRGLGPMGWSWCLGTAAATCAVVELDKYIRSRMAGR; translated from the coding sequence ATGAACGCGCCGTCTCCCACCCAGTGGCACGCCCAATCCGTTGAAGCCAGCCTCCAGCAGCTGGCCAGTGGGCCGGACGGCCTGGACGCGGAAGAGGCTGAACGCCGCCTGTCCAGCTGCGGCCCCAATCGGCTGCCGGAGCGAGCGGGTGCCGGACCGCTGAAGCGATTCCTGTTGCAATTCCACAACCTGCTCATCTATGTGTTGCTGGCGTCTACCCTGGTCACCCTGAGCCTGGGCGAGTGGCTCGACAGCGCGGTCATCTTCGGCGTGGTGCTGATCAACGCCGTGGTCGGGTTCATCCAGGAGGGCAAGGCCGAGCAGGCCATGCGCGCCATCCAGAAACTCCTGACGCTGGACAGCCGGGTCAAACGCGACGGCGAAGTGCGCCAGGTACCGGCCGAGGACCTGGTGCCCGGTGATCTGGTGCTGCTGGAGGCCGGCGACCGCGTACCGGCGGATCTGCGTCTGGTGGAAACCCGCGATCTGCGTATCGAAGAAGCCGCGCTGACCGGCGAATCCCTCCCCGCGGACAAGACCAGCCGGCCCGTCACCCAGGATGCCAGCCTGGGCGACCGCCACAGCATGGCCTACTCCGGCACCCTGGTCAGCGCCGGTAGCGGCGTCGGCGTGGTCGTTGCCACCGCCGAGGAGACCGAGCTGGGGCGCATCAGCCATCTGCTGGGCTCGGTGGAGCAGCTGCAAACCCCGCTGCTGGCGGACATGGCGCGCTTCGCCCGTCAGCTCACCCTGATCATCCTGGTCCTGGCGGCGGCCACCTTCGTCTTCGGCATCCTGCTGCGTGGCTACAGCGCCGACGACATGCTGATGGCCGCCGTGGGCCTGGCGGTGGCGGCGATCCCCGAGGGTCTTCCCGCCGTCCTGACCATCATCCTGGCCCTCGGCGTGCAGCGCATGGCCCGGCGCCAGTCCATCATCCGCCGGCTGCCGGCTGTGGAGAGCCTCGGCGCGGTAACGGTCGTCTGTTCCGACAAGACCGGCACCCTGACCCGCAACGAGATGACGGTGCAACGCGTCTACACCGCAGCCCGGCGCTTCGAGGTGGAAGGCGTGGGCTACGCCCCGCTGGGTGCCGTCAACCCGACCGGCGACCTGGCCCACGACCTTCACGAGCTGGCTCGCGCCGGCTTGCTGGCCAACAGCGCCAGCCTGTGTGAAGTCGACAGCCAGTGGTGCATCACAGGAGACCCCACCGAAGCGGCGCTGCTCACCCTCGCCGGCAAATTGCAGCTGGACTCGGAAGAAGAATCCGCGCGCCTGCCCCGGCTGGACACCATTCCGTTCAGCTCCGAACGGCGCTACCTGGCCAGCCTGCATCGCGACGGAGATGGCAGCGGCGTCATCTACCTGGTCGGGGCGCCGGAGCGGTTATTGGAGGTCTGCGACCAGCAGTGCCGCAACGGCCTCGACGAGCCGCTGGACCCTCGGGTCTGGGATGAGGTGCTGGAAGAAGGCGCGGCAGCCGGCCTGCGCATGATCGGACTCGCCCGCCGCGCAGCCGGCAGCGGCCATCACGAGCTGGACCATGCCGACCTGAACGGCGGCTTCGTCCTGCTCGGCCTGGTGGGCATGCTCGACCCGCCTCGCGAGGAAGCCATCCGTGCCATTGAGGAGTGCCACAACGCCGGCATCCACGTGAAGATGATCACCGGCGACCACGCCGCCACCGCTGCGGCCATCGCCGAGCGCCTTGGCCTGCCCGCCGGCAACCCGCTGACCGGCGCCGACCTGGACGACCTCAGCGATGCCGAACTGGACGCCCTGCTCGCAGAAACCAGCGTGTTCGCCCGCACCAGCCCCAGCCACAAGCTACGCCTGGTGGAGCGCCTGCAAGCGATTGGCGAGCGCGTGGCGATGACCGGCGACGGGGTCAATGACTCCCCTGCCCTCAAGCGTGCCGACATCGGCATCGCCATGGGCATCAAAGGCACCGAGGCCGCCAAGGAGGCCGCCCAGATGGTCCTGGCCGACGACAACTTCGCCACCATCGCCCAGGCGGTGGAGGAAGGCCGGACCGTCTACGACAACCTGAAGAAATCCATCCTTTTCATCCTGCCCACCAACGGCGCCCAGGCCTTTGTCCTGCTGACCGCCATCCTGCTGGGGCTGACCCTGCCCATTACACCGCTGCAGATCCTCTGGGTGAACATGATCACCGCCGTCACCCTGGCGCTGGCCCTGGCCTTTGAACCCGCCGAGGACGACCTCATGGCACGCCCGCCCCGGGACCCGAAGGCGCCGCTGCTGTCAGCCGAGCTGCTGTGGTTGATCCTGCTGGTATCGGTGCTGCTGACCCTGGCCAGCCTGGGCCTGTTCATCTATTCCCAGGACCTGGGCTGGAACATGGAAGCCAGCCGCACCCTGGCAGTGAACGCGCTGGTGTTCGGCGAGATCGGCTATCTGTTCAGCAGCCGACGCCTGAACGGCCCAGCGCGCTTCGGCCTGCGGGACAACCCCATGGTCTGGGGCATGGTCGGGTTGATGGTGCTGCTGCAGCTGGGTTTCACCTACGTGCCGGCCTTCCAGTCGCTATTCGGCACCCGCGGGCTGGGCCCGATGGGCTGGAGCTGGTGCCTGGGAACGGCGGCGGCGACCTGCGCCGTGGTGGAACTGGACAAGTACATCCGCAGCCGCATGGCCGGCCGTTAG
- a CDS encoding flavin reductase family protein: MQLDFTQLSPLDAYRWLASTVTPRPIAWVSTLSKDGISNLAPFSFFQVISDNPPTLMVNINTRDDGELKDTLRNVQDTGELVIQLVSYAQAEAMNASAALLPHGVSEFEKCGIATAPSQRVRAPRVLGAPVAFECRLAEIQPYPRTNPNCHMVFAEVLLAHIEDDVLTEAGRVDPHRLDLVGRLGGSAYTRTRETFNMVRPT; encoded by the coding sequence ATGCAGCTCGATTTCACCCAGCTGAGCCCACTGGACGCCTACCGCTGGCTGGCTTCCACTGTCACGCCGCGCCCCATTGCCTGGGTGTCCACCCTGTCGAAGGACGGAATCAGCAACCTGGCGCCGTTCAGCTTCTTCCAGGTGATCAGCGACAACCCGCCGACCCTGATGGTGAACATCAACACCCGTGACGATGGGGAATTGAAGGACACCCTGCGCAATGTGCAGGACACCGGGGAACTGGTGATTCAGCTGGTGTCCTACGCCCAGGCCGAGGCCATGAATGCCAGCGCCGCCTTGCTGCCCCATGGCGTCAGCGAGTTCGAGAAATGTGGCATCGCCACCGCGCCGTCCCAGCGAGTCCGCGCGCCGCGCGTGTTGGGAGCTCCCGTGGCCTTCGAGTGCCGGTTGGCGGAAATCCAGCCTTATCCCCGCACCAACCCCAACTGCCACATGGTGTTCGCCGAAGTGCTGCTGGCCCATATCGAGGACGATGTCCTGACTGAAGCCGGCCGCGTGGACCCGCACCGCCTGGACCTGGTAGGTCGCCTGGGCGGCAGTGCCTATACCCGTACCCGCGAGACCTTCAACATGGTGCGGCCGACCTAA
- a CDS encoding tetratricopeptide repeat protein yields the protein MHARNFFPILMLAFCAAATLPAYASGSRSNGATGALLEAASLQLEYGEVEQAEDTLERALRIEPNNPAILHQLGQVRFQQGQYVQAVALAKRSNAQIRNDADLRSRNVQLIQAARQAMGPGVAGGSEAEVVVDEQAPVPVGLDQYVPARYEAGVSAGGFEAD from the coding sequence ATGCACGCCAGGAATTTCTTCCCGATTCTGATGCTCGCCTTCTGCGCGGCCGCCACGTTACCTGCGTACGCTTCGGGTTCGCGGAGCAATGGAGCCACGGGCGCTCTGCTGGAAGCAGCGTCGCTGCAGCTGGAGTACGGCGAGGTCGAGCAGGCGGAAGACACCCTTGAACGCGCCCTGCGTATCGAGCCGAACAATCCGGCGATCCTGCATCAGTTGGGGCAGGTACGGTTCCAGCAAGGGCAATATGTGCAGGCCGTGGCGCTGGCGAAGCGGTCTAACGCGCAAATACGCAATGATGCCGATCTGCGCAGTCGCAATGTTCAGCTGATCCAGGCAGCTCGACAGGCCATGGGGCCGGGTGTGGCGGGCGGTTCGGAGGCGGAAGTGGTGGTGGACGAGCAGGCCCCGGTCCCGGTTGGTCTGGACCAGTACGTGCCGGCTCGTTACGAGGCGGGTGTCTCCGCTGGCGGGTTTGAGGCCGATTGA
- the dusA gene encoding tRNA dihydrouridine(20/20a) synthase DusA produces MTAVQASTPATTRPALSRRFSVAPMMDWTDRHCRFFLRQLSKHALLYTEMVTTGALLHGDRERFLRHDETEHPLALQLGGSVPADLAACSKMAQDAGYDEVNLNVGCPSDRVQNNMIGACLMGHPGLVADCVKAMLDAVEIPVTVKHRIGINGRDSYEELCDFVGQVREAGCRSFTVHARIAILEGLSPKENREIPPLRYEVAAQLKRDFPDLEIILNGGIKTLEECREHLQTFDGVMLGREAYHNPYLLAEVDAGLFEGSVPQISRAEALEAMRPYIERHIEEGGVMHHITRHVLGLAQGFPGARRFRQLLSVDVHKTADPLALLDQAAELLRGR; encoded by the coding sequence ATGACCGCCGTACAAGCCTCCACACCAGCCACCACGCGCCCTGCCCTGTCCCGCCGCTTCTCCGTGGCGCCGATGATGGATTGGACTGACAGACACTGCCGTTTCTTCCTGCGCCAGCTGTCAAAGCACGCCTTGCTCTATACCGAGATGGTGACCACCGGGGCGCTGCTCCACGGTGACCGGGAGCGCTTCCTGCGCCATGACGAGACGGAACACCCCCTGGCGCTGCAACTGGGCGGGAGCGTGCCGGCGGACCTGGCGGCCTGCTCGAAGATGGCGCAGGACGCGGGCTACGACGAGGTGAACCTGAACGTCGGTTGCCCCAGCGACCGGGTACAGAACAACATGATCGGCGCGTGCCTGATGGGCCATCCGGGACTGGTAGCAGACTGCGTCAAGGCGATGCTGGATGCGGTGGAGATTCCGGTCACCGTGAAGCACCGGATCGGCATCAACGGCCGGGACAGCTACGAGGAGCTGTGCGACTTCGTTGGCCAGGTGCGTGAGGCCGGCTGCCGCAGTTTCACCGTGCATGCGCGCATCGCCATCCTTGAGGGCCTGTCCCCCAAGGAGAACCGCGAGATTCCGCCCTTGCGCTATGAGGTGGCGGCGCAGCTGAAGCGGGACTTCCCGGACCTGGAAATCATCCTCAATGGCGGCATCAAGACGCTGGAAGAGTGCCGCGAGCACCTGCAGACCTTCGATGGGGTGATGCTGGGCCGCGAGGCCTATCACAACCCCTACCTCCTGGCCGAGGTGGATGCCGGACTGTTCGAAGGCTCCGTGCCGCAGATCAGCCGCGCCGAAGCCCTGGAGGCGATGCGCCCCTATATCGAGCGCCACATCGAGGAAGGCGGCGTGATGCACCACATCACTCGCCACGTCCTTGGCCTGGCCCAGGGTTTCCCAGGGGCCCGGCGTTTCCGCCAATTGCTGTCGGTCGACGTGCACAAGACTGCCGACCCGCTGGCGCTGCTGGATCAGGCTGCCGAGCTGCTGCGCGGCCGCTGA
- the tal gene encoding transaldolase: MTSKLDQLKQYTTVVADTGDLDAIARLKPVDATTNPSLLLKAAAMPRYAELLDSAVAGSGNDLGLACDRFGVAVGQEILKVIPGRISTEVDARLSFDTDATLRRAERLIGLYEEAGIGRERVLIKIASTWEGIRAAEQLERMGVQTNLTLLFNFAQAAACADAGVFLISPFVGRIYDWYKKAEGRDYVGSEDPGVQSVSRIYRYYKANGYQTVVMGASFRNLGQIEALAGCDRLTISPELLQKLADDQGPLERNLAPGGEAEARVVPDEAAFRWELNEDAMGTEKLAEGIRLFARDQEKLEALLASRR; the protein is encoded by the coding sequence ATGACCTCCAAGCTGGACCAACTCAAGCAGTACACCACTGTCGTCGCCGATACCGGTGATCTGGACGCGATTGCCCGCCTGAAGCCGGTGGACGCCACCACCAACCCTTCCCTGCTGCTGAAAGCCGCCGCCATGCCGCGCTATGCCGAGCTGCTCGACAGCGCCGTGGCTGGCAGCGGCAATGACCTTGGCCTGGCCTGCGACCGCTTCGGCGTCGCCGTTGGCCAGGAGATCCTCAAGGTGATTCCGGGCCGCATCTCCACCGAAGTGGATGCCCGCCTGTCCTTCGATACCGATGCCACCCTGCGCCGGGCAGAACGCTTGATCGGGCTCTACGAGGAGGCCGGCATCGGTCGCGAGCGCGTGCTGATCAAGATCGCCTCCACCTGGGAGGGCATCCGTGCGGCTGAACAGTTGGAACGCATGGGCGTCCAGACCAACCTGACCCTGCTCTTCAACTTCGCCCAGGCAGCGGCCTGCGCGGATGCGGGGGTATTCCTGATTTCCCCCTTCGTCGGCCGCATCTATGACTGGTACAAGAAGGCCGAAGGCCGCGACTACGTGGGGAGCGAAGACCCGGGCGTGCAGTCCGTGTCGCGCATCTACCGCTACTACAAGGCCAACGGCTATCAGACCGTGGTGATGGGGGCGAGCTTCCGCAATCTGGGGCAGATCGAAGCGCTGGCCGGCTGCGACCGCCTGACCATCAGTCCTGAACTGCTGCAGAAGCTGGCGGACGATCAGGGCCCGCTGGAGCGCAATCTGGCGCCCGGCGGCGAAGCCGAAGCCCGCGTGGTGCCGGATGAGGCGGCTTTCCGCTGGGAGCTGAACGAAGACGCCATGGGCACCGAGAAGCTGGCCGAGGGCATCCGCTTGTTCGCCCGCGACCAGGAGAAGCTGGAAGCCCTCCTCGCGTCCCGCCGCTAA
- the rssC gene encoding anti-sigma factor antagonist RssC — protein MSTGKIQFAEQDGTFVLKFVGEIRLTLCSALDATIEKIFSALNFSAIVIDLTETQSIDSTTLGLLAKLSILSRQKVGLLPTVVTTHPDITRLLQSMGFDQVFNIVGRPVPCPESLEDLPPQDQTEEVVRTKVLEAHRILMGLNESNREAFHDLVSALERS, from the coding sequence ATGAGTACCGGTAAAATCCAGTTTGCCGAGCAGGATGGGACCTTCGTCCTGAAGTTTGTCGGAGAAATCCGCCTCACCCTGTGTTCGGCCCTGGATGCGACCATCGAAAAGATCTTCTCGGCGCTGAATTTCTCGGCAATCGTGATCGATCTTACTGAAACCCAGAGTATCGACAGTACGACCCTCGGCTTGCTGGCCAAGTTGTCGATCCTTTCGCGGCAGAAAGTGGGCCTGTTGCCCACGGTAGTGACCACCCACCCCGATATCACCCGACTGCTGCAGTCGATGGGGTTCGATCAGGTGTTCAATATCGTCGGAAGGCCGGTTCCCTGTCCGGAAAGCCTCGAGGACCTGCCGCCGCAGGACCAGACGGAGGAGGTGGTCCGCACCAAGGTGCTGGAAGCCCACCGCATCCTGATGGGGCTTAACGAGTCCAACCGCGAAGCCTTCCACGACCTCGTCAGCGCTCTCGAGCGCAGCTGA